The Panthera tigris isolate Pti1 chromosome A1, P.tigris_Pti1_mat1.1, whole genome shotgun sequence region AATTACTCAAGTAATGTTATTTTGATTACAACTGAatagccatttttaaatgtcatggtatttgaaagaaaaaatgacctGGCAATCATAATATACCATTGTGTTGTATAAATTGCAAATGTGTAATTTATGTTTGTTCCTCTGTATTATATAAGGCAAATTCCCAAGGTTtgacatgaataaataaaatgtaaatgttctatgtaatcatctatatttatttttgatacctACAAGGTTTGCATTGTTAGGTTtgcttattttggtttttatttttatttttatgctttgacCAGCCTTTTAGAAACAAAATGCAGCTTTCCattgccttaaaatattttaagtgaaaccaggttaagaaataaattttttcataagaaaaaagtCAACTTGCAGTCAACTTTGAGatgatttaaaatgcattttttatctAGCTTCCCAAAGGACCTGCTCATTATAGGTTACTATTTTAGAATCATAGAAGATAGCTTATATGAAAACCTGAGATCTTAAGTTCCATCTTATTAATAAATTATACCTTTAAAATAATAGACATAGGGAATGCTAACTCTATACTTTCTCCAAGGATTTGAAGTCATTTTCCTCTCAGTGATCCATATTCCAAAAGAATTGAATAAGGAAGTTGgtctttctttttatctcaatATCAGAtcaaagaacatatttaaaataatttgagttattttttatcttgtctttcatgaatttctcttttgattttaattgcatttctcAAAGAAAACTGTTAAGCTGAATTCTGATAAATACCAATTCTTCTTTCTCTATAGACACATGTTAAGATAATATATGGCCATTGGGacatatattgattatatgtctatatatatatagacagttTATAACATAATCACTTatttttacaaacaaaataattctcaaaaatattttctaaaaaaaatattttcaagtgttttggACTGAGTCTTCAGAGTAGCATCTTTTTTGctataaaattgatatttttgtggcctttcaaaacatttatataaagaaaacagcATTAGGTCATGGGAAGAATTTTGGGAATGGCCTAgcattctgaaaatgttttatattgcAGTATGCATTCCTTTATATTTCAACCTTTGAGAAATTATTGGGGAGGGGATGGCCTCTGCCTCTGGTGGATATCAGGACTTATGGAATCAATTTCTAGTTTTCCTACCAACTAGTAACTAACATTTCCCCCCTCTGAGACTGTTTTTGATTTGTAAGCAGAGGTAGTTAGCCTGGATTACTGGTAAAAAGAatggtaaacttttttttaatgagagctaatttaagaaaaaaatctttaaattatatcttattttatcttatcctTGGAGAAAATAGATTCCAAGAAATATACCAAGAAACTTGTTTCTTAGTATATCAAACCAGATGTTTCAATAAGAAAGTATCTTTTTACCCAAATACATGCCTGAGTATATGAGAAGTACAACACACATagtaatttttatcattaaagttAATCAAGGATTACCTAGGCTGCATGTGGTTCTGTGATTTGGAAATGTTCACAAGAATTGgttataaagacatttttagttCAAAGTGTTTGCAGTACTTGATGTTACAGAGCAAAATTTTCTTGTTTCAAGAACTATTATTTGGAATTTGCATTGACATAAAAACTTGCATTTGTCAATAAGTtctaaaatccattaaaaaaagtgtGTGCAGTTGAACTGTTGTGAGAATTTACTTAGATGTGAAATTGAAATTTGGGGACACATTCATGACCCTTGAATTATTAATGctatcacttatttctttttcaaaaaaccttTGAGGACCAGAGCTTAGCAACAGAAAATCTAAACTGAATTTTATAGGTATTTATCACTTATTATTAAGTCTTTGAATAAGAACAGGTTGGGatatatgcatttaatatacaaatatgaaCATGAGAATGTTTTCACGTAAATCAAAAACTTTGCTTATGACTCAGCATTCACTGAACCTATTATTCACATCTTGCCTTCATGAAATAAAGCAGCAAACAGACAATTTCTAACAAAAATTGTCTATTCTATAGGAGTCCCTGTTTATTTCCCTCAGACTCTGAAGCTTCATtaggaactttttctttttcactttattctCCCTAGTTGGTAGAAGTAAACCTGTTCAAAGGAAACATCTAAAGGCTGAGAAGAATTTTCTCATCTCCTCTGAGAGCACGGAATCTGCTAGTACCAGTGAGGATGATAAAAGAAGAATGCCAAAAGTTTAGAGCAAAGATAAATGAAGGATTGCTGCttcaggtttcttttcttctatgaAGTTGGAAAAGAAGTTGGCCTTAGAACCAGAATTATGTAACTTGTGCTCAACTAATAGTATTTTTGGACTACTAAGTTGTTTGTGATCACCATTTGGCTGCCTTTTCCTAACTGGTAGGTAACATTAGAAAAGTAAACAATTACCAAAATAATCTCAGCTTCCAAGGGTTCAGTCGCTTTTGATATTGTCACTGGGGGTGAGGCTGCAATCTGTGCCCTCCTTTTGGCCTTCTGTGTCTGAAGATTGGTAAAATAGTTGACAGCCGCAAATTCAATAAGAGCAGAGAAGACGAAAGCAAAGCAAACAGCTATGAACCAGTCCATGGCAGTTGCATACGACACTTTTGGCAAGGAGTGCCGGGCACTGATGCTTAATGTGGTCATGGTTAAAACAGTGGTGAtccctaaaatgaaaaagaatgagaaatgcaGTATTAGCATTTAGAATCTGATAATAACATCAAATGACAATGTGTCAGTGGATTAAACGTTCTGCAAAtgtaatttttgttattattgctttttttaatgtttatttatttttgagagagagcacaggcaggggaggggcagagagagagagaaggaaacacagaatctgaaccaggctacaggctctgagctgtcagcactgagcccaacatggggctcaaacccacaaacaatgagatcatgatctgagccaaagacggacgcttaactgactgagccacccaggcgcccatgttatttttgttttttaattgttgacaATTACTGTCATAggtattaaaatttttgtatccttcagtACCCAGTGCAGTGGCATGTACACTGGAGttgatcaaaaaatattttttaatttgatttagttTATTGTAAAGCTTAACTCGCAAATAATTCTAGTTGTTTACTTCTTAAGAAAACTCACAGCAAGTAATTACCATGTAAGTACTAAAAACCTTGAACTCCTGGTCTATCTGAATAGATGATGATATCTattatcatatttaagaaatctatCTGGTATGAATAGTAAACATAAATTAAgtccctcattttttaaaatttctagcttgattttaagataaaatatttactcatgagaaaataatttcatcacTGAGTTGTCAACAGTTTCATGTCTTGTATTATACTTGGGGAATTTATGTAATTtcaagatggtcaacatcattgtatagatattcttttataatttgcaGAAGGaggtctattttaaaatgtactaaattaaaaagtcaaaattcaTCTGAGATTTCAGTTCAACTCAGGTCTTACCTATGAACTTCTAAATTATAATcatgaaaactcagaaaaaattGGATTTTGTTATTATTGATGATATTTTCGGTTACAGCTCTTTCTCTTATTACATTTTGTTCCATCAAAACTAATAGTGATTCTATATATCATAAATGGAGCTCATTATTTATGTTGAACCATGGGAAATTGGTTATATTTAACTATTTTCAGATCTTGAAAAATGGCAACGTTTTACAGTTCAATCTAATAAAAGcaagatttaatttatatattagatataatttatatatcagGTTTCAATATCTTAGCCTTTGTTTTCATGGGTTTACATGTCAGTTGTTACTTTCCTGCTTTTCCTTAGTTATGAAATAgcaaattaagattttattttatttttttaatgctcatttatttatgttttagagcaagagggtgagagagcacaggggaggaggggagagagggtcagctgtcagcactgagccccacgcagggctcgaactcatgaaccaggagatcgtgacctgattccaaatcaagagttgggtgcttaattgactgagccacccaagcatcctgagattttaaaaaagaaaaaaaaaacaaaaaaactaaaactaaacaaaaaagcCTCCTTAATAGGGCACATGAAAGTCACAGGAATCCAGCCAGAATTCTTGCTAAGACAAATTTTTTGTAGATTCACCACACAGCTTAGGATAATATAAGGGTCATTTTATGTAATACATATGCCTGAATAAGATAGGAGTCTATTTCCTTTGTGGATTGAAAAAGTGCACTAGTGTGAATATTCCCCTAAAATACACAAGCAATAATTGCTGGAGGATGGGTGAAGTATAGCCAGAGAATGAAGCATACCAAAGACAGTTCTGGCTGGGACAGACTCCTTATTAATCCAGAAAGACACTTGAGAAAGAATGACTGTCATAATGCAAGGAGTGTATATCTGTATCATGAAGTAGCCCATCTTCCTTTGCAAGTGGAAATAAACTGTCATTATTACGTATTCACCTGTTGGAAGACACATATATCATAATTATTGCTCTTGACAGTATGCAAAAAGAATGCAGCTGGAAATAAATCTTGCAGATCTTTAAATTAACATGGGCtggaagaaaacaagcaaaggcATATTTCAATGTATGTCAAAGATACTTAATCAGTGAATGATAGATACATCAGCTCACTGTTTTCGGTGGTGTTCTTTGTGTCATATACATAGAAAACTACTCATCCCAAGGTTACACAAGTCCTTATACGCACATGGTtgcaaaatcaattttaaagaaaCCTACTCATCACTTCAAAACAGCAAGCGTAGCTGAGGATGGCTaatgcagagaagaaagaaatatatactttGAAAATGTGCATTAGGGTCACCTTGCTGGGTTGCATTCATGAGTTGGTCTAATTCTTACCTGTGTTAGATTTAATTGTCTCACTAGATACTGTTTGTCCAATCAGATCATACTGGAGGAGGCTTGAAGATTCTTCTGGGACTTCGACTGAGTAAAGTGGTCCTTTTTTCCAtgtatatatgatttcacttttggggtaagcatctgaattttttaaacaaacagcAGTGAATATGACtagttgtgtttttcctttttaaagcaaatcttgtccatataaaaaggaaaatacaaacataaattttctttaatggtaTTCTTTACTCTGTGTGACTAAAACCTCTATTTATAAGATTGACAGACATGATTAAGTGAGTATATTCCTGGAATCTCATTGAGAGTATCATAGtaatatttctcttttgcttcccAGTCTCTGACTATAATCAAATAACTGTATATTTTGAATGCATTATTTGGCTTTCAGAAGTCTTTTGTAACTTACAACTCCCAAACTTGAGTGGACAAGCATGCCCATCCATAGGAAAGTTAACCAGCCTCATAGGACAGTCAGCATTGATGGTAAGCCTAGGGACATCGAAATAAATGGTTCCGAGTTAGTATGATGGACAAATCATTTGGGTAGAGGAAACTGAATTGGGAAAACCTCACCTCATAGTGTATAAAATAGTTCCATTCTGCATTATTCTGAAGAGTTTATTAGGGGTTGTCATATTGTGAGCAATTGATTTTTTGCCATTCCTGAAAAAAGTGTCAGGTGTCCAGATTTTACTGACCATTAAGTTATTCAAACTCAAAATCTCAGTTGGCCCCCCAAACTTCAACCTCTCATCAGTCCAAGTCTGGCGGAAGAAAACGTCCATTGTATATtcctaagaaaaaatataagatattCATGCAAACTGGGGAGATAGTTTATTAAGAATAGTTGATTCACTAGCTTATATacccaattctaaaatttaagaaataaaacaacttttttatGACAATAGCCTATCAGAAAAACTATGATTtcagtaaattattatttttctcaaacgCAAAGTGTGCAACATTATTATAAAAGATAGTATTGTGTCGTGCAAACCTCCCTCCTTCACCTTTACCCTCTTCCACATTCTTCCTCCTTTCTATTAGTCATCCACCTCTCCTTCTGTTGGCCTATCAATTTTGCCTTCAttagcttagaaaaaaaaatatgaaaagatttaCAGTCTAGGTTTTGTGTTGGCCATCCCACCATCAGTTAGTCTAACCATTCCCCTCAATGTCTTGTTCACCTTCAAAGGTGTCTCCAAGAACCCTGGTACCATGAAATCAACTTCCAAGGACAGACAAACTTTGCTTGCTAAGTGTACTCTGGCTGcacatcataattattttatattgttctcAGAGAACATAAAAGCAAATGTTACCACAATTACTCAGAGGATCATTTAAGTATGCATAATTAGAACTTTGAGTTTTAATTTGTAGCTTTTATGAAATAACATTAGAAATCTTAAGAATTATGGTGAGGGCGTTGCAAAagtcaataataaataacagcTTATAAGTATATCAAAATATTGCCAATAATTGCTTTGACTACTTTATAAGTTCCTTTATGAGACCTATTATTAAAAGTGGTGATTAGATTTTCAAAGTATAATTTGACACataatatatccatataataaTGGTCTAGGGTATAACCAATCTCCACtgtataaatatactttaaaaatgagacacatacataaaatgaagtTCCAAGTGTTCCCCAGACttcaataatataatataatatggtTGTGATTATTTATTCTGGAGGTGAGTCAGTAGTCAATGAAAAATATGAGAGTAAAATAATTGAGGATTCAGGATAATTCTGACTCCCCCTTCTTTCAAGACCTAATACATTTATCTCTTAAATAaagtcctcctccttctccttcacttccctgttttctttcttacttttgtccctccctctccctttcccttcctcttgtactgcttccttcttcttttcttcccttcttgcttttttattttcttgacaaCTCAAAAAAGCAGAAGATAAAAAGTCTCCAGTAACTACTTATGCACAGTTACATTTTCCTAATTAAATGAGGCAActatataaagatttatttttacttcaattttagtatttatattttactttcaagGGGAGATAGTACCTGAGAACTATGAAAAAATACCATGATACACTTTGTTCTAGAAGACTAGTTCAGATTTTCATTGCCACTTACTATAAATACTCTCTTACGAATCCTACAGCCATCTGTACCTGGAACAGAGTTCCCAGAACACCTACTGGTCCATTCGTAACACAAAAGGTACAACATACTAGCCTTTCCAAATGATGCTCTCTACTGTTTAGTAAAATATACTGAGAAGGATGTGCCAcagaaaatatctatattttaagtttcatagatATTCTCAATATACTCTTATATGGCGTATCAtctttgttggtttttctttttgctactctAAAAATTTACCAGGACTTCATAAAGATGGGGAAAATCTTATCtttgtagaaaaaaatcagtgcatGATATGTGGCCAGAAGAGAGGACTTTAAAAAGTCCCTTAGGTTAAAGCATTCAAGCAAAGTAGTGAAATGTGAGGGAGATTAAGCCAGGAATCTGCTCTAATGGCCATGGCCTCCAAGCATGAGCACACATATTGTATTAGGACTCTGGAACCAAGCTTGGTAACAATGCCCAATACTGTTAGTTCTGGGACTCTGCCCTCCCTTCACCAAATAAAACTACCCTCCTCACTCAGAAGTCACTCACCATCTCCACATCTGACACAGGCCCAAAACTGGTCACATAAATGTCTGTTTTGACTTCAGTGACAGCACCTGAAATTAGACCAGAAGAATGGGGGCAATTACCACCAGTGATGTTAAGGAGACTGAAATTAATGACCTTATCACAAAGTCCCTTCTCATGGTCAGAATCTGCAACATATCCTAAAGCAATCTCAGTAGCAGGAACCCTTGGGTTTTTCAACTCTGAAAACTCATACCAGTTgtgttattttgaattttttctggtCAATTTGGGGGAATTTAAGGAATGCAAGAGAACTAAGTTAATActctaataataaaaactataacaATAACACATCTTGATAGCTTTAATGGGACAAATGTTAAGAAAAGTGCTTTACATGGAGAATCTCACTCTATACTCACGTAACTCTATGAAGCAAGCACTGTTCATACACCCACACTAcagctgaggaagctgaggcttagagGGTTCAAATAATGTTCATAAAAGTTCACGaacagaggaaggggcagagacctGATGGGAACACATGGCCTTTCCCAGTACCCCTGCACCTTACCACTCTGCTATCCTTCTGAAGCCTCTGGGTCTTAGAAcagcaggaagggagaaggagagaacacATGTTTGGTCTAGTAGGGATACTGTCTCTCACCTCCAAATCCCGGCCTCAGACGATTGTCATAGCCTTCAAGCAAGTTGTCTAGGATCCGACTGATGTTTTCTGAGTAGAAGTTGCCTTCATCTTCAAGTTTCCCTAGGGTATTTTCTACCCTGTGAGTAGACAGTCAATGATCCTCACTCCCAGCCTCAGAGAAAATAGGCTGTCCAATCCACCCTCATATACTCCACCACAAATACATGCCATACCACCCAGGCTTCTTCCATGATTTGGTACAGAAGTCACCCAGTGGGTGTGCGCTTTCACTTTCCTTAGCgctgaagggaaaaaacaaaatcttactcACCATAGAATAATGTACAGCCAGGGCAGAGGCGACGCCATCCTGCAGAGCACTGCAATGCCCCAGTTCACCCTCCTGCTGGCTTCTCCTCCCTCCTAACAAGCACCCCTTTGCCAATCAACTAGAGTAATATTCCAGACCCCTCATATCTCTTTTCCCTGTTTGCGTCCAGCCAGTAATCCGTAGATGAAGAGGTTACCAGAAAAACCTTGAaggtctcccttgctctcttgtTCTCGTTTTTGCCTTTTCATGTGGAACAAGGTGGCTTATGGTCTTAGACTACATCCTGATGGATATTCAGCCTCTTCTGGTGGACTCAGTTAGGAAACAAGAGTCTGAAAGGACACTGTATGGTCGGAGAGCAGTGACAATAATTGAATAAGGCATTAGGGGAGATTAGAAGGAAGAAATCCACTGCTAGTTTTGGCATGGAATTAGCAGGTCCCTGTGAGAAAATCTGGAAAGCTGTGGCATCTTGCTGATTGAGATTATGTTCCAATGGCtcagcatttattatttctgtggtTCACAGAAGGATTCCTACACAGCTCTTACTGCTTATAAAATCTAACAATATTGAGATCCTTTTGGGTTATCTTTCTGATTTCATCAGATTTATGGCATCAGATGcaccttttctccacatttaaaATTACCCGTCATTATTCATTGAAAAGCACTACAATACACTAGAACAACTCCTGGTCGTCTGGctgttggtttaatttttttttctgtttttttttttgtttttgtttgtttgtttggttggttggtttgtttggtttggtttggtttgtttgtttgtgtttatgtattttgcttATCCTTCCTGTCAAAGATATGTCATCTCAAGCTAAGATATAAATAGGTCCTACCACTATCTTTAAAAACCCGGCCAATTTCATggatgctgcctataagagacaaTGTCTGGAAATAGCTGACTAAGGTTCCCCATGTACAAATACTGTAAGAATAAAGCATCCATGGACATGGTTAATGCTGATGTTGTGGGCACTATTTTAATAGGCTTGCCACAGGTGAACAGAGAAATGTTTGAACTGAAAAAATAGCATTCTTTACCTAGTCTGGTAGATGGAAGTTGGAGGAAAGGAAGTCGCTTTAAACGTTAAAATTTTAAGCATTGTGAATCCCCCctatcatatatgtgtatatatatatactgtgtatatatatacatacgtatatatatatatttttttaaatagtaattcaGGAacacaagaaatagaaacaaGTGTCTCACATCACCATCTTCCTGCCAGATCTACACGGCATTCACCCACTTCGCAGTCTGTAGCTTCAGAATCTAAATTCTACAAAGGTGACCGTTCCTATTGCAGACACATAGCACAGTCTTAAGAGTCATTTCTAAAGACATGACATAAATTATTTGTGGAACATTTCAATAAATTAGCTGTGACTaagaagaaacaatagaaaaaaggaaagactgcAAGATTTCTGTGAAGTAGTTTTTTTAAGATTACTGAATCTCACAGTTGTGTGGAATTTTCTGGTTATTCatcaacgccccccccccccccgacacccTCCAGTATTCCTGGCAAGTGGTATCCAGCATCTGTTTTCTCACATTGTCTTACTTGTGCTGAGCTGAAACCTGCCCCTAGTCCTAGCTCTCACATTTGAAACCATACACAATGATTTGCTAGGGAAAGACCACATGGCAGCCATTTAAACAAAGCTATGTATCATGTCCTCTCAAATTTAAGCTCCTAAACACCCCTaaaatcttctctttttcattacaGGACCTGGTTTCCATACCTCTTCTTCTTTTCACTCTAAACTTCTCCAGATGATGACtacaacacattttcttttttttttttaaatataatttattgtcagttggcttacatacaatccccagtgctcatcccaacaagtgccctcctcaatgtccatcacccattttcccctctcccccacccccatcaaccctcagtctgtcctctgtatttaagagtctcttatgctttgcctccctccctctctgtttgtaactatttttcccccttcccttccaccatggtcttctgttaagtttctcaagataaGTTTTCTCAagatatgagtgaaaacatatgatatctgtctttctctgactgact contains the following coding sequences:
- the GABRA6 gene encoding gamma-aminobutyric acid receptor subunit alpha-6, with amino-acid sequence MASPLPWLYIILWVENTLGKLEDEGNFYSENISRILDNLLEGYDNRLRPGFGGAVTEVKTDIYVTSFGPVSDVEMEYTMDVFFRQTWTDERLKFGGPTEILSLNNLMVSKIWTPDTFFRNGKKSIAHNMTTPNKLFRIMQNGTILYTMRLTINADCPMRLVNFPMDGHACPLKFGSYAYPKSEIIYTWKKGPLYSVEVPEESSSLLQYDLIGQTVSSETIKSNTGEYVIMTVYFHLQRKMGYFMIQIYTPCIMTVILSQVSFWINKESVPARTVFGITTVLTMTTLSISARHSLPKVSYATAMDWFIAVCFAFVFSALIEFAAVNYFTNLQTQKAKRRAQIAASPPVTISKATEPLEAEIILHPDSKYHLKKRISSLTLPIVPSPEASKVLTRAPILQSTPVTPPPLSAAFGGTSKIDQYSRILFPVAFAGFNLVYWVVYLSKDTMEMSSSVE